The following are encoded together in the Bicyclus anynana chromosome 2, ilBicAnyn1.1, whole genome shotgun sequence genome:
- the LOC128197997 gene encoding guanine nucleotide exchange factor MSS4 homolog, producing MSEAEITTNTGDSPNDLVENGLNKLVVKCKYCGSKILDKKLGKYILQEKELPLMQQDTRKEGEIQNEKVNQFYHVENMFTFDNIGFTHTVDCYKYLSCADCDAGPVGYYDMNSKHSYVALSRIEHA from the exons ATGTCTGAAGCTGAAATTACCACAAACACTGGTGATTCACCAAACGACCTCGTTGAGAACGGGCTCAATAAGTTAGTAGTGAAATGCAAATACTGTGGATCTAAAATATTGGACAAAAAGTTGGGAAAATACATCTTGCAAGag aaagAGCTACCACTGATGCAGCAGGACACTAGAAAGGAAGGAGAAATACAGAATGAAAAAGTCAACCAATTCTATCATGTGGAAAACATGTTCACTTTTGACAATATAGGTTTTACACACACAGTAGACTGTTACAAATATCTCAGCTGTGCGGATTGTGATGCAGGGCCTGTTGGATATTATGATATGAACAGCAAACATAGTTATGTTGCATTGTCTAGGATAGAACATGCTTAG
- the LOC112043250 gene encoding three prime repair exonuclease 2-like — MTIIQTFVFFDLETTGIPAKTAKVTEITLISVSRSDIEQTDSGKLPAVNKLSLLCNPKKNIQTTAAKLTGLTNQFLKNQPIFKDNIKCINAFLDKPKPVCLVAHNGDRFDFKILQSEYLTANEYLPNDLMCLDTLNAFRNILKDPKYNYTNAVHNSISSLDESDRVSNGEEWQDLSVEEIQEIDELCERLMSTPNKVAKKTENHTPKTTNTNMESAPKVNYKLCTVYEQLLNKKVKECHRAEADCIMLLECAIATKRDFLNYADDKCKSIG, encoded by the coding sequence ATGACTATCATACAAACGTTTGTGTTTTTCGATTTAGAAACGACAGGAATACCAGCAAAGACTGCAAAAGTTACTGAAATAACGCTGATATCGGTTTCTCGCAGCGACATAGAACAGACGGACAGCGGGAAATTACCTGCAGTAAACAAATTGTCGCTTCTATGTAATCCAAAGAAAAATATACAGACAACGGCTGCCAAGTTGACAGGGTTGACGAaccagtttttaaaaaatcaacctATTTTTAAAGACAATATAAAGTGTATAAATGCGTTTCTGGATAAGCCCAAGCCAGTATGCCTTGTAGCCCACAATGGAGataggtttgattttaaaatattacaatcagAATACTTGACTGCAAATGAATATCTACCTAATGATTTAATGTGTTTAGACACTTTAAACGCTTTTAGAAACATACTGAAGGATCCAAAATATAACTATACTAATGCAGTACATAATTCTATAAGCTCTTTAGATGAGAGTGATAGAGTCTCCAATGGTGAAGAATGGCAAGATCTAAGTGTAGAGGAAATTCAAGAGATTGATGAATTGTGTGAACGATTAATGAGTACTCCAAATAAAGTTgcaaaaaaaactgaaaatcatACTCCAAAGACTACCAATACCAATATGGAGAGTGCTCCAAAAGTTAACTATAAATTATGCACTGTTTATGAACAAttgctaaataaaaaagtaaaagaatgccatagagctgaggcagatTGCATTATGCTATTAGAATGTGCTATTGCAACAAAACGTGATTTTTTGAATTATGCTGACGATAAATGTAAATCTATAggctag